The following nucleotide sequence is from Salvia miltiorrhiza cultivar Shanhuang (shh) chromosome 7, IMPLAD_Smil_shh, whole genome shotgun sequence.
GGCCGCCATTGCTGTGGAGATTTCTGAAGCCGTTTGCGCCGCGGGGTGGCGGGAACTCTGGTTTCTTACTGTGGTGGCGCCAACTCCAACAATTGACTCGCGGCCTCCAAAATATGTAATGCAAATATGCAATCAATTTGATATCAAAAATAAACGAAATGAATTGATATTTATAGAGATTTTGGGGTAAAAAAAACCATTTTAAAATATAGCCGTACAAtgattattttgaaattataaagaaaaataaaaatatgcaaCGTCATCATCGATAAACacttataaattttgatttattttctaaagACACATGCAATCGTCCTTATTTTTGTTCGTGTTGGGCTATCTGTGAAAAGCCGCCCTTTGAATCGGGGTTGCGACGATGGGCGGAGCTCTCGAGCTTGCCCAACGAGCCTCGTTGTGGATGCTTTCATGCCTTCACCAAACAAAATCgttaatttttattctatttaaaACCCTTACACACGCAATATAAGTTGCTATACAGTGACATCTTCACTTAGTTGCAAAATTTCTAATCTTGGTATCGATTTGatgttaaatttttatttagaatAATCACATAACTCATCTCAATTACTGCGTACCATCAAATCAATGCCAATTTGAAAAACTAATTTTTGGGTACCATGGTTCCAAGATCTCTCGAGAGCCATGTCTCTATAGAACTATCTCATACTATAGTAAAGTCGTTGATCTCAAATTACATTGGCAGTGTCTTTCCCACAAGAATATCGTTAAACAACATCGATTGGTTGAGTACATTGATGTCGTTATTTTAGTTGGGCCCCCAAAATAAGTATGTCAGATCCATAGATCTTGATATGCAACCTCCTCGAGGATAATCGTCGGTCGGACCCGGGAATCGGGCCGCGATTTGAGTGATTGGATTTGAGGGATCTAGGGTTTGGGAAAAAATAGGCAACGACTAGGACTGGgtaataaagaaaaagaaagagagaaacgGAGGCACGACTGGTGACTGTGAGGTGGCCGGAGTCCACGGAAGGGGAGCTGACAGTGGTTACATGGGAGTGTATATGTTCTATTGGTTAAGGGAGAAAAGTTGAGAGATGAGCGAGTGGTGAGAGAGAGGGCGAGAGATGTCAGTGGTGGTGCTTGGAGGGATAGTCGAGCGGCGGTGGCTGCCGCCAATGATGCTTGTGAGGAAGAATGAGAATGGTGCGTTTGTGTGTGTCGTGTCTTGTGTTTGCATTCTGTGTGAGGGTTCAGTCTGGGTGTGTGCGTGTTCTatgtgaaagagagagagatggttgtTGCAGGAAATAAAACACGACAACTCACTCAGCCCAAATTAACTTTCATTGGGCTTAATGTCCAGCCCATATTTCTTTGTTTTGTGCCCTTGACTTAGTCATTGGATGTGAAAAACAAAACACACGTTTTTGGGGGAAGTGGGTAGAggctgattttttatttttgaactttCCTCTCATCTCCAAATAAAAGGAGGCAGCGACTCCAATCTAAGATATAGAAAAAACGgctattcttcttcttcatatTGGGCACTTCTTTTCTCTACATTCTGCAATCCTTATTCTCTACATAGGCTGCGAATTTCCTTCCTTTTAGAATATAGATACACCTTTTCTCTCTTCTATAAATTGAAAGCGTCTCCACTCCGTCTTCAGCGAGTGCACGCAATTGACGGATTGCTGTGTTAACCTTGGGAAGCATTCGGCAACGAGACTTGTCACCGGAGGGTCTGCCGAGATAGCTTTTAAGGCAGCGGTGCGCCGCGACACAGTTTCGATTCTTGTTTCTCTTCTTCTACTTTGTTTTGCAAGTTGAGGTTTTTTGTCGAGCAGGTGGTATGCGCAGAGAATTCTGCCTGTTTCTTTTATCGCAGCCAAGGTGTGGCTGTTCCAACAATTTAAAAGCTATCCTAATGGCCCTATCAAACCGTGCTCTGCCCGATTTGTCGAAATTGGAACCTCTGAATGGATCAAACTACAAGAGATGGTCTCAGAAATTGCTAATCTTCTTTGAGCAACTCGAAGTCGATTACGTATTGCTCGAGGCAGCCCCTGCTGCTCCTCCACCCATCACCACGATCGTCGTCGCTGCCGGCGGTACAGACGCAGCCCTGCCTCCTCCACCCGATGACAACGGTCGGGCCAAATACGAAAAAGGACAACAAAACTGTTCGTGGTCACATTCTAAACCACATGACGAATAGCCTCTTTGATCTTTTCGTCAACCGTCGTTCGGCGAAGGAAATTTGGGAGGCTCTGGAAAAGAAATATGGTGGTGACGACGCTGGATTAAAGAAGTACGTTGTCGGAAAATGGCTAGAGTTTCAGATGGTGGACAACAAACCCATCATGGAGCAGCTGCACGAATACGAGAACCTGACCGCTGCTGTGCTCAACGAAGGAATGAAGATGTGTGAAATCTTCTAGGCTAATGTACTCATCGAGAAGTTCCCTCCATCGTGGTCTAAATACCGAAACATGTTGAAGCACAAGAAGAGGGACCTGTCACTTGAAGAGCTCATCAGCCACATGCGAACCGAAGAGGCTAATCGCCTCAAAGATAAGCCATCGAACTTTGTTAATTTTTCGAAGGCTAATCTTGTTGAATCTGATGGTGGTACAGGAACAGGAAAGTCACAAGCTTTTAAGAAGACAAAGCACGATGGAAAGAAGCCAACATTCAAAACAGACAAGAAAATCACAAAGACGAAGGTGACGTGTTACACCTGTGGAGCCCCTGGTCACAAGTCCTATCAATGTCCTCAAAGAAACCAGCAGGGTTCTCAACAACAACCTTTCCGGCCCGCACCAAAGCCTTCAAATCAGGCAAACTTGGCTGAAACCGATGATGACATCATTGCAGCTGTGGTGGAAGCAAATATGGCCGAGAACAAGAAGGATTGGGTGTTGGACACTGGAGCATCAAGACACTTTTGTAGCAACAGGAGCCTTTTTCATGAGTTTGAGGATGCAGCAGAGGGAGAATGCGTCTACATGGGGAACTCCAGCATTGCCGGCGTGCTCGGTAAAGGAAAAGTTTTGCTTAAACTCACGTCTGGAAAAACTTTGAGTCTTTCTAATGTGATGTATGTGCCGAGCATGCGTAGGAACTTAGTCTCTGGTGCTCAGCTGAGCAAAGCTGGTTTAAAAATTGTTGTTGAGTCTGATAAAGTTGTGCTGACTAAAAGTGGGAACTTTGTGGGGAAGGGATATCTTTGTGATGGTCTGTTTGTTCTGAATGTTGATTCTGAAATCGTGAATGAAAatgtttcttcttctgcttacttgattgagccGTTAGATGTTTGGCATGcaagacttggacatgttaattaTGCTTCTATTAAGAAACTTCGGAATATGGCTTTAATTTCTGCTTCAAACCAAAAGGATGTTATTAAATGTGAAATATGTGTTGAAGCGAAATTTGCTAAAAAATCGTTTAAATCTGTGGAACATAGATCATCTGAACTTCTGGATTTGATTCACACAGACTTAGCTGAATTTAGAAGCACAATTAGTAAAGGAGGAAAGATGTACTATATTTCATTTGCGGATGACTTTTCTCGTTACACTCGTTTGTACCTCTTAAGAACCAAAGATGAAGCTACTGATGCGTTTCTCAAGTTTAAGGCAGAAGTAGAAAATCAATTGAAAAAGAAGATAAAGAGGTTAAGATCAGACATAGGAGGTGAATATAGTACTCTTTTCTTGAAAAATTTCTGTGAACAACATGGGATTATACATGAATTTACTGCTCCTTATTCTCCTGAACAAAATGGCATTGCTGAAAGGAAAAATAGAACTCTCAAGAATACGATTAATGCTATGTTGCTTAGTTCTGGTTTGCCTAacaacatgtggggggaagctgctTTATCTGCGTGTTATATTCTTAATCGTGTGCCTCACAAGAAACTTGAAAAAACCCCTTATGAAATGTGGAAAGGCTTTCAGCCTAACCTGAAATATTTAAAAGTGTGGGGGTGCCTTGCTAAAGTGAGATTAAATGATCCAAAACAAGTGAATGTAGGATCAAAGACCTTTGATTGTGTATTTATTTGTTATGCTCATAATTCTGCTGCATATAGATTTATGTCTTTAAGTGATCATTCTATCTATGAATCTCGTGATGCTGAGTTCTTTGAGCATATATTTCCTATGAAGACTAACACTACTGTTGAGAATGTTTCTAGTACTTCACAGGAAAATCAAGCTGAGGCTTCTCATCGTTCAGCCCAGGAAACTGAGAAAACGTCGGAACCGAGAAGAAGTAAGAGGAGACGAACAGAGACATCGTTTGGTAACAATTTCATTACTTCATTTGTTGCTGAATATTCTGAGAAAATTGATGAATCTGTTGTGTATGCGTTTCTGCTTGAGGAGGATCCTCTTACTTATCAAGCTGCCATGACTAGTATAGATGCTCCACTTTGGAAAGAAGCTGTACATAGAGGTGGCCACGGTTCGGTTCTcggttcgaaccggaaccggaaccgccggttcccggTTCCAAAAACTGGAACcagaaccgaaccgaaaaataaccctcacggtttcggttccgaaccgtgaaccggcggttccgatTCCGGTTCTGAACCGCCGGTTTCGGTTCGAACCGTTAGAACtgtccgtttttttttttaatgtaatttttattattttatgtattgttgtgtaaaatttaatgaaatttgctttaataaaataaatgacacaagaaaatataaagttcatatacattattttctaaattgaacttataattcaAAGTTATACCTTACAACTCttgtaaataaaatttacaaattacaacatttgaatgctaaaataaaattaaggcaaTTTAGTTTACAACTTTTAATtggggaaaaaaagaaataaaggaaaTAGAACTTGAGCttctttttcgtttttgttttcattttttgctcgtttctttttcatttttttctattttatttttttttatttctattcttctttttttacaatatttattttactttatttatttcaaagcaattattattatgataaaaataactatcaatatgaaaaattgtagtaatattttttatagattacCTTTCATCATATTAATAGTAAAGGATTTTCTTACGAcgataattatttgaccaaatattttctttattttattttagtaaataattttctttattttctttattttttcgttaattttttattttcacattttttatatttttttctttttttttttttcaattatttcatcttttctaaaaatattacatttattcatatcaattgttatttttttcttacgacaataattaaaAGGCGGTTCTAGGCACGGTTCCACGGTTCCCGGTTCTAACCGGTTCTAACCGTGGAACCTTCGGTTCACGGTTCCAAGGCGGTTCTGGCACGGTTCCAACCCGGTTcccggttccggttccggttcggaaccGAGAACCGGCGGTTTGAGAAATcggaaccgtaaccgaaccggccgagcacggtttcggttccggttcggaaccGTGTATCACGGTTCCGGTTCCAGAACCCTCCCGGACGGTCCGGTTTTCCGGTTCGGTTCCCGATTCCGGTTTTTTTGGCCACCTCTAGCTGTACAAAGTGAACTTGATTCCATTAATGATAATCATACTTGGGAATTTGTTGATGTGCCTGCTAGTTGCAAACCTATTAGAACTAAATGGATTTTTAGGAAGAAACTAAAACCTGATGGTTCAGTTGATAGATATAAGGCAAGATTAGTTGTGGTTGGATATTCTCAGAAAAAGGATGTTGATTTCTTTGACACTTATTCTCCTGTTGCTCGAATCTCTACTATCAGAACACTAGTTGCTTCAGCTGCTATTCATAATTTGATTGTGcatcaaatggatgtgaaaacaaCCTTTTTAAATGGGGATCTGAATGAAGAAATTTATATTGAACAACCTGAGGGTTTTGTCGTACCTGGGAAAGAACATAAAGTATGCAAACTGAAAAAATCATTGTATGGTCTTAAACAAGCCCCTATTCAGTGGTATGAAAAGTTTCATAATACGATTCTTTCTAACGGTTTTTCTGTTAATTGCTCTGAATCATGCTTATATTCTAAAACCCGTGGATCAGATTGCGTGTTAATATGCttatatgtggatgacatgTTAATTTTTGGTACGTGTCTGGACATTGTGTTGGATACAAAAGCTTATTTGTCTTCTGTCTTTGATATGAAAGATATGGGTGAAGCTGATGTTATCCTCGGgataaaattgattaaatctgaGCATGGTTATGCACTGAGTCAATCTCATTATGTGGAACAAGTCCTCAAACGCTTTAATTGCAATGAATTGGTTCCCGTGAAAACTCCTTATGATTCTAGTTTACAATTGAAAAAGAATCTTGGTGAATCTGTTTCTCAAGAACGTTATGCTAGAATTTTAGGGAGTGTGATGTACTTGATGAACTGCACTAGGCCTGATATTGCATATGTTGTGAGCCGTTTGAGTCGATATACACATAATCCTAGTAATGATCATTGGTTTGCACTTTATCGTTTGTTGAGATATCTTAAGGGAACTGCTGATTACTGTTTAAATTACTCTAAATTTCCTAATGTGTTAGAAGGCTATTGTGATGCAAACTGGGTATCAGACAGTGATGAGGTAAGCTCCACGAGTGGATATGTATTCACTCTTGGAGGTGGTGCAATTTCTTGGAAATCTGGAAAACAAACTTGTATTGCAGGTTCTACGATGGAATCTGAATTCATAGCATTGGAGTTAGCGAGTCATGAGGCGAAATGGTTGCAAGAACTGTTGGCAGATGTGCCGTTGGGTAAGAGGTCTCAGGCACCTATTTCTCTTCATTGTGACTCACAAGCTGCTATCTCTATTGCTAAAAACAGTGTCTACAATGGAAAGAGGAGACATATTCGGCTAAGACATGCAGTGGTGAGAGAAATGCTTGGTGATGGAGTCATTTCTTTAGACTTTGTAAGGTCTGAGAAAAACTTGGCTGACCCATTCACTAAAGCACTCATCAAGAGGCAAGTGCAAGAGCTATCAGCCGGAATCGGGATGAAGTCATTGAATGGAGAAAGCTAACCTGGTGGATACCTAAAGGTCAAACAAAACCATGTGAGCTTATTTCATTTATATGGCATTTTATGTAATAAACTGTGTTGTTCTACTGCGGAGAACATTGGCCATAGATGAATCATCACCTGTTGAAGGTTATTCCACCGcggtggatttttgattgtacTATGATTCTGAGGTTGAGCATTTAGCTCTTAATGATTCTTGCAGTTGTGTTTTGCGAAACACTTTTGATATATTATATGCGTATAATATATTGAGTGCCGTGGCGATTGCACTTTCATTGAATCACCTAAGTGTGTGTGAAGAGGTGGCTCTCTTCCATGGAATTATTTTCTAGAGCATACACGAGATCCAAGGTGTTATTATAGCCAAATTTCTTTTATCGCGGAGACGTAATCTTTAAGGAATGATGTGTGTTGTGGGGGGCAACATGTGATTTTTACAAAGTTCAAGTAGAAATACACTTTATGAGATTCACATGTTTTCTCACTACACTAATATATAAATTCTAATCGCAAGATTATTTGTATTTATGCATCAATGTTCCTCTTATTTCATCCTTTGTCGTATTTCATTTGTGGGGGTCTGTTGCAGGAAATAAAACACGACAACTCACTCAGCCCAAATTAACTTTCATTGGGCTTAATGTCCAGCCCATATTTCTTTGTTTTGTGCCCTTGACTTAGTCATTGGATGTGAAAAACAAATCACACGTTTTTGGGGGAAGTGGGTAGAGGCTGATTTTTGAGTTTTGAACTTTCCTCTCATCTCCAAATAAAAGGAGGCAGCGACTCCAATCTAAGATACATAAAAAACGgctattcttcttcttcatatTGGGCACTTCTTTTCTCTACATTCTGCAATCCTTATTCTCTACATAGGCTGCGAATTTCCTTCCTTTTAGAATATAGATACACCTTTTCTCTCTTCTATAAATTGAAAGCATCTCCACTCCGTCTTCGGCGAGTGCACGCAATTGACGGATTGCTGTGTTAACCTTGGGAAGCATTCGGCAACGAGACTTGTCACCGGAGGGTCTGCCGAGATAGCTTTTAAGGCAGCGGTGTGCCACGACACAGTTTCGATTCTTGTTTCTCTTCTTCTACTCTGTTTTGCAGGTTGAGGTTTTTTGTCGAGCAGGTGGTGTGCGCAGAGAATTTTGCCTGTTTCTTTTATCGCAGCCAAGGTGTGGCTGTTCCAACAATGGTTATTGTTATATaggtagattaataaattattaatgaaATCTTAATTATTGCTCAATTTAAAAACATGTCATGAAtattgggacatcccaaaaGGAAAAACAGACCATGAATATTGGAAATTTGGAATGAATGAAGTAATGAATTTGGTGTGAAAAATGCATGAAATGAGTTGCTATTTATAAATAGATTTTGGATtagaaaaaactgaaaaaaagtCGTTCAAcgatattattaaaataaaaaaattaaaaaatcaaaaaattaaaaatatttttttaaatctttttaAAACATGCACGTGCAAGTACATGCTCTCCTCTTTCGCCTTCCAGCCGGGCTCGTCCAGTCAAGCCTCCGATAGAGCCATGAGGCTCGACGGCGCTTTGAGGCTTGCCGAGGTGGGGGCTCAAGCCCCTCGGTCGAGCCCCATTATAGATGTTCTAAAAGATTTCAATTATGATCTCAATTTCAAGGGCCGATGATcaaagaaaacataaaattaactttttttagCTAGTAGTAGACAAGAAGTTGGTATTTTTCctacatttaaattaaatccaacATAGTTAAGTAAAATCTGAAAGATATATATCAACTTTGAACACGCGTACTAAAATCAAGCTTAAACCACACTCCAACACTAGCATAGTGTCGACTTCTGTTATATAAAATGAACCAAACATTTATAATCAAggccaggggcggagccagactttcgaCTCAGGGGGGTccaaaaatttttttttcaaaaaaataataattaaataaaaaaaattaaaaaataaataatactaatgttatttaaattatatagcaagttaaaaaaataaacataattatttttttaaaaaaagtccAATATAACAATTAGCAAGCATATTAATAACCAAACAAGAACTCAAACAAGAATTCAACGAACTCAAACAAATGCCTAAATGAAGCTCGACTGATGCAGATTCAACGAACTCAAACAAGAATTCATCCCTAAAATGTTGAAcaaattataaaccctaaaatgCAGAACAAATGCAGAACGAAAATTATCACAGAAAAAATTTGTACTCTAAATCAAAGCTTCATCCCCAAAATCAAAGATACATAAAGGCATCATCCTCCACAAAAATCAAAGATACATAAAATCTTCATCCCCAAAATCAAAGATACATAAATCAAACCACAACTTCCTGTGCCTTGAGCTCGAGAGAAAGAGATCTGAGGCTGCGGTGCGCGAAGCTCACGAATAGAGCTAGATCTATGTCGCCTCACCTTCACCTCTCCGCCCTCACCTTCGCCTCTCCGCCGCCCGCAAAACCTTGATTTCGGCGGATCTAGGGCTTCCGGCGAAGCACACACAACTTCAATCTCACCAACCACGGACGACTCCTCCCCCGCTCAGGTAGCCCTCCCAGAGGTCGCTCATCACCGCAGAACAGAAGGGTCAAGGGAGAAGGCGGCGAAACCCTGACGGCGAAGCACCATGAATGGTGGAGGAGAGAAGAGGCGACCTGACGGCGAGAGACGGCGTGAGAAGAGAGGCAAGAGGCAGGCAGAGGCGGCGACTAGCCCTAATTCATGGGGGAGCGGATTTAtagagggggaaggggggagacggaggcggcggcggcggaacagAGGGGGAAGAGGGAGACGGCGCCGGTGGAACAGAGGGGAAGTGAGCGGCGGCGCCGGTGGATTTGCAGAGGGGAAATGGTGGAGCGATTTAGAGAGGGAGAATGAGGGAgatggtagagagagagagaggcgagtaGATGGTGGAGCAATTAgaaaaattagataaaattaatattttttatttttttaaaatatatttgtaaaattactaaaatacccctGAGATTTTTGGAAATTCCAGGGGGGTCCAGTGACCCcactgccccccccccccccccccccccggctCCGCCCCTGATCAAGGCAGCATAATGACCCATCAATTTCATGGAGAGAAGGAAAGAATGAAAATCAATTTGTACATTAGTTTCACAAGCATACTAAATTATCCATACAAACAGGCCGTGGCTGCTGCAGGATTCAGGATTCATAACTCACACTCAAAATTCCCTGTCCTCATTTGATGCAACTGCAGCCCGTGTCATCGCCACGGCCACTCTAACTGTTCTAAATCGCCTTTGCTCACATTCCAAGCACCTTGAGCAATCTCAGTATATAGTTGTTCCCAACCCCAGCTAGAATATCCCAGAAAGAACCAGAAATCGCCAACAGATTGGTTTCCAGCTCTTATATCTTCGACTAGGCCAGGCATCGCCAGTTGATCCATCAAGTAGAAGTTTGGCAGGACTTCCAGAGATCGGCCTTCAAAAAATTTGTGTGTTAACGCAGCAAGTGGCATTCCACGCATCATGACTGGGCCGCCGAAAGAAAGGGGTGCCTCCTTTAAATATTCAAAGCTTCCTTCACCAAGTTCTTCAAGAGAGTCCCATCCGATATGTTTGTTAATTATCAGACCTCGAAATCCACTTTTTTCATCCACATTCACTATTAGAATCTTGGATTCGTCAAAGGGGTGAACGTCCAGAAGCTTTTCCGTTGCACTTAGAACACAACCAACAGACAACTGAGGCTTTTCTTGTAACTTTGAAGATAGCTGAGCATCAATCTTGTATTTAACTGCAACATTTTGCACTAGGTCTTTGAGTAGAACTTCGTGGTGTGAGTTCCTAGTCTGTAGTTCCTCTTCGACAGACTTCTGGTCCTGTAGAAAATCTAACCCAGGAAAGGGTATTAGACACCAGAAGCTGAATTATAGTACTTAGGTGTGTCTGAATTTGATCATACAAGTGGAGAAGAAATAAGGAGATACTCTATCTATGTCATGTCAAGGAACAAGGAAAAACTGAAAAGGAAccattatttttacaattacCTCGATTTGTGATAAGGTCTATTACATGGCTGCCATGAGCAGCCAGAAACTTGATTATATCAGAAACTATAATATCTCCTTCATAGGATATGGTCTCATTCTTCCTTTCAGCGGGGAATAACAGCAAAAGTGGATAAACTTCCCTCTGCAAATTTACGCATATCAGGTGCACAAACCACTATGGAATACAATCAGTATGTTTTAACTAAAAAATAGAGTTGTAGAGGGAAATAAGGCTTGTAAGTCTCAACTCTGATCAGAGACCAAGAACTGATCAGGATTAAGCAGAAACATAGACTTTTGCCATACATGACACTAAATTCATTATACTTCGCCAAGCGCGACTCAGTATCTCTCCTACCTccagcacacacacacatacatctATATGTGTAATCATGTAACTCACACCTGCAGTATTGGTCTAATGATGAAGCCGCAATCATTCCGCGTGCAATCCATCATATAAATAAGTGGAAGCTTCAAAACGACATCAAGAGTATGTTCTGCAACAAATCTAAGCCATTGATCAGAATCAGAAAATATTAGCACGTAAGAAACCCCCAAAACAATGATTAACTTCTAGAAATTTACTATAGCAGGTAAGAAACACAAATTTGATCCAAAATTTCATCATCGGTCACTTCTAGAAAATCCATATAAAAACTTTACAACCAAACAATGTCTAATAGAATAAAAATGGACCACTAAGAACTAAGATTTTTTgaccaaagaaaaaaaacatcAAGTGCATGGCAAAAAACAAACTTATAACAAAATTGAACTCAAATAGATAGAGAAAAACTGAAACAAATCTTCCTGGACAGAGAAGAATATTACATCACACGCATAAATATGAGCTTCTCACCTGCCGCCATTACCAATTTATCCTTCCTTGAACTATTTGTCTTCATATAAGCATAACTCTTAACAGCTCGGTACACTTCCCGAACAACAAATTCCATCCTCTGACAGAACCCACACCAATTGTTGCTGAAAAGAACCAATACGTTCCTATCCCAAGGACTGGCAGAATTCCTGGGGTCAGATTTATTACCGAGAACCAGCTCAGAGAAAGTATGGGTTGTAACAAGGGGAATAGAATCTGTTTCATGAAAACCCTGATTAACAAACGGAGGTCTTTGAGCACCTCTCAGGCTAGGAACTATAGTAGATGATTGTAGATATGGGTGAAGCTTTCCGGCTAGGAAATCATTAACAAATAAAGATAGCGAAGAATAGCTCAAAACTGATTGCTCATCTAAGACATAGTGGTTCTCAGAAATTGGGTCAACTATGACAACTGATGGAACATTTAATCCTCCAGTTAGAGTTTCAAGTAATCTGTATTGGCcatcaaaaaggaaaaaggaaacaTTAAAATTGGTGTGCTGTTCATTGTCCTCCAATCCAGAGTGGGCCGTCTCCCTGACATTCAAACCTTGAGCACTATCGGCAGTGATGCTTAAACTATCATCACCTTGCTCAGGTTCTACAGATGACAAGATGTTACTACAGTCTTCTTTTCCTTCTGACACCATATATTCAACATCAGAAGGACTGGATACCGCATTTGGCCTTCTATCAGACTCATCGGCATCACCTTGCTCAGGCTCTACAGATGACAAGATGTTACTATCATCTTCTTTGCCTTCTGATACTATATATTCAACATCAGAAGGACTGGATACCACATCATTAGGCCTTCTATCAGACTCAGTAGGCCCTCTATCAGACTCATCAGCATCACCTTGCTCAGGTTCTACAGATGACAATATGTTACTATCATCTTCTTTGCCTTCTGACACTATATATTCAACATCAGAAGGACTGGATACCACATTAGGCCTTCTATCAGAATCGTCAGCTGGTATTTTCTTATCTATATCAACACCTTCATGATAATCTTCTACAGGTGTTTCTCGAGATGCTAGGTCGGACTGGTCCTCAACATGTGGTGGCTGATGTTCTACAACTTCAATGTCAAAATCTTTGGACAAAAGTTGAAAC
It contains:
- the LOC130993201 gene encoding uncharacterized protein LOC130993201 isoform X5; this translates as MCVCMTDFNRCGLLLLAAALSLFCSHTVYCDGGGHAEVQWQILTKLNYSSQIRLHPRLLLLVTVPWSGESRSLMKGLAHAVARDEMGLGTLKLMVLYKNVERTLADALDATDGITVFYYHNSLSYKYWGRLRVQSILVSVHYVMQLSPDEQPLKSLTTAEELREFLHSTDKAVLLFDLCGWTPRLVAMNESTTGSDLDSKMENNGTLVGEEKDNRKDVEDDMPSCGRDEGFSGPFWTNQFSTVNNSLLKEVENVTVSAGESCSLFELQRYKVSFQKFIEVAREFFLPPEKYRYAVVRERSLLPLLNVEEPILGLVTVQFAGCPSCSQVLKEVDDLKAILQSQPSPVSEVRDDPHGVDAVLPTKRPSMLLFIDRSSNSIEIRRESQEALNAFRELAEHTQMPNQIHGQAITRPDKTLDTHKHPRLQHFALSEKSVLEDKMSITIMNDGQQVTLENLVSNLQGLMSVQEILTYALKKKAERKLSSLAKDVGFQLLSKDFDIEVVEHQPPHVEDQSDLASRETPVEDYHEGVDIDKKIPADDSDRRPNVVSSPSDVEYIVSEGKEDDSNILSSVEPEQGDADESDRGPTESDRRPNDVVSSPSDVEYIVSEGKEDDSNILSSVEPEQGDADESDRRPNAVSSPSDVEYMVSEGKEDCSNILSSVEPEQGDDSLSITADSAQGLNVRETAHSGLEDNEQHTNFNVSFFLFDGQYRLLETLTGGLNVPSVVIVDPISENHYVLDEQSVLSYSSLSLFVNDFLAGKLHPYLQSSTIVPSLRGAQRPPFVNQGFHETDSIPLVTTHTFSELVLGNKSDPRNSASPWDRNVLVLFSNNWCGFCQRMEFVVREVYRAVKSYAYMKTNSSRKDKLVMAAEHTLDVVLKLPLIYMMDCTRNDCGFIIRPILQREVYPLLLLFPAERKNETISYEGDIIVSDIIKFLAAHGSHVIDLITNRDFLQDQKSVEEELQTRNSHHEVLLKDLVQNVAVKYKIDAQLSSKLQEKPQLSVGCVLSATEKLLDVHPFDESKILIVNVDEKSGFRGLIINKHIGWDSLEELGEGSFEYLKEAPLSFGGPVMMRGMPLAALTHKFFEGRSLEVLPNFYLMDQLAMPGLVEDIRAGNQSVGDFWFFLGYSSWGWEQLYTEIAQGAWNVSKGDLEQLEWPWR